The Thermoanaerobaculia bacterium genome has a segment encoding these proteins:
- a CDS encoding glycosyltransferase family 4 protein, with protein MSRAAVLVAAVRTPFLTGGAERHVERLTEELRARGVDAELVTMPLFDGTHADLVKSALAWRLGEFTRFGGRDVDAVITTRFPTFVARHPRKIAWVIHQHRPVYDQFATPYSDFETHEEDLEIRRMIRRMDVRGLGESRKVFANSKNVADRLSRYSGIPSEPLYHPPPLAGRYRDDGAGDYALWVGRLEAWKRPGLAIGALAFAPEARLKVVGEGPERDALAHYAKSSGVSARCDFLGSPSEAEVLSLFAGARVVIVTAADEDYGYVPLEAYLSGKAVLTVRDAGGPLEFVHDGRTGIVTDPDPAALGAALARMWPRTAELAAMGRAGRAVVETITWDDVIGRLLSAAGL; from the coding sequence GTGAGCCGCGCCGCCGTCCTCGTCGCGGCGGTCCGGACGCCGTTCCTGACCGGGGGCGCCGAGCGCCACGTGGAGCGGCTGACCGAGGAGCTGCGTGCCCGCGGCGTCGACGCCGAACTCGTCACGATGCCCCTCTTCGACGGAACGCACGCCGACCTCGTCAAGAGCGCGCTCGCCTGGCGCCTCGGGGAGTTCACGCGGTTCGGCGGGCGCGACGTGGACGCGGTGATCACGACCCGCTTCCCGACGTTCGTCGCCCGCCATCCGCGGAAGATCGCCTGGGTGATCCACCAGCACCGCCCCGTCTACGACCAGTTCGCGACGCCGTACAGCGACTTCGAGACCCACGAAGAGGACCTCGAGATCCGCCGGATGATCCGCCGGATGGACGTCCGCGGCCTGGGCGAGTCGCGGAAGGTCTTCGCGAACTCGAAGAACGTCGCGGACCGGCTCTCCCGCTACAGCGGGATCCCGAGCGAACCGCTGTATCACCCCCCGCCGCTCGCGGGTCGGTACCGCGACGACGGGGCGGGGGACTACGCCCTCTGGGTGGGCCGCCTCGAAGCGTGGAAGCGTCCGGGACTCGCGATCGGCGCGCTGGCGTTCGCCCCCGAGGCGAGGCTGAAAGTCGTCGGGGAAGGGCCGGAGCGCGACGCGCTCGCGCACTACGCGAAATCGTCGGGCGTCTCGGCCCGCTGCGACTTCCTCGGAAGCCCGTCGGAAGCCGAGGTCCTCTCCCTGTTCGCCGGAGCGCGCGTCGTGATCGTCACGGCCGCCGACGAGGATTACGGATACGTTCCTCTCGAGGCCTACCTCTCGGGGAAGGCGGTTCTCACGGTCCGCGACGCCGGAGGCCCGCTCGAGTTCGTGCACGACGGACGCACGGGGATCGTCACCGACCCGGATCCCGCGGCGCTCGGCGCCGCGCTCGCGCGGATGTGGCCCCGGACCGCCGAGCTCGCGGCCATGGGGCGGGCGGGGCGCGCCGTCGTCGAAACGATCACCTGGGACGACGTGATCGGCCGGCTCCTGTCGGCCGCGGGATTGTGA
- a CDS encoding class I SAM-dependent methyltransferase, producing the protein MSREEEDRLSVERLAEEIRRGVREAAPHPAENAGDSPALRAWAGAERYSVPSVPAGAGLAFVKRTLLRILRIATRSQGTFNAKLLEGARALERTVEELRRDLAEAERRLARQNDVLQARVAAVERAGAPADSPRAAPSAPAPGITDGLYARFEEEFRGSEETVRERQEQYVDFFRGAPGVVLDCGCGRGEFVSLLRRSGIEAEGIDANRVAAGIAAREGLPVAAGDAFERLAGARGSLGGVSALQFVEHLEPPAVREFLGRAFEALAPGGRLLLETINPDSLYAMRAYRLDPTHRWPVPAATLSLFARDAGFLQKEIRYLAPVPAEETLAETGENERKINRWLFGFQDYALFAERPPA; encoded by the coding sequence ATGAGCCGCGAAGAAGAGGACCGGCTTTCCGTCGAGCGGCTGGCCGAGGAGATCCGGCGCGGGGTCCGCGAGGCGGCTCCGCACCCTGCCGAGAATGCGGGCGACTCGCCCGCGCTCCGGGCGTGGGCGGGAGCGGAACGATACTCCGTCCCTTCGGTCCCGGCGGGCGCGGGGCTGGCGTTCGTCAAGCGGACGCTCCTGCGCATCCTGCGGATCGCGACCCGCTCGCAGGGAACGTTCAACGCGAAGCTCCTCGAAGGGGCCCGCGCGCTCGAGCGGACGGTCGAGGAGCTCCGCCGGGATCTCGCGGAGGCGGAGCGGCGGCTCGCCCGCCAGAACGACGTCCTCCAGGCGAGGGTGGCGGCGGTGGAGCGCGCCGGCGCTCCGGCGGACTCGCCGCGAGCCGCGCCGTCGGCGCCGGCTCCCGGGATCACCGACGGCCTCTACGCGCGCTTCGAGGAGGAATTCCGCGGAAGCGAGGAGACCGTCCGCGAGCGGCAGGAACAGTACGTCGATTTCTTCCGCGGCGCTCCGGGCGTCGTCCTCGACTGCGGTTGCGGGCGCGGCGAATTCGTGAGCCTGCTCCGGCGCTCCGGGATCGAGGCGGAAGGAATCGACGCGAACCGCGTCGCGGCGGGGATCGCGGCGCGCGAGGGTCTGCCGGTCGCGGCCGGAGACGCCTTCGAGCGGCTCGCCGGGGCGCGCGGCTCGCTCGGCGGGGTCTCGGCGCTCCAGTTCGTGGAGCATCTCGAGCCCCCGGCCGTGCGGGAATTCCTGGGGCGCGCCTTCGAGGCGCTCGCTCCCGGCGGCCGCCTCCTGCTCGAGACGATCAATCCGGATTCGCTCTACGCGATGCGCGCCTATCGCCTGGATCCGACCCATCGCTGGCCGGTTCCGGCGGCGACCCTCTCGCTGTTCGCGCGCGATGCGGGGTTCCTCCAGAAGGAGATCCGGTATCTCGCGCCGGTCCCCGCCGAAGAGACGCTCGCCGAGACGGGGGAGAACGAGCGAAAGATCAATCGCTGGCTCTTCGGATTCCAGGACTACGCGCTCTTCGCCGAGCGCCCCCCGGCGTGA